A single genomic interval of Vibrio gallicus harbors:
- the rpsC gene encoding 30S ribosomal protein S3 — protein sequence MGQKVHPNGIRLGIVKPWNATWFANTKEFADNLDGDFKVRQFLTKELAKASLSRIVIERPAKSIRVTIHTARPGVVIGKKGEDVEKLRAAVAKIAGVPAQINIAEVRKPELDGQLVADSIASQLERRVMFRRAMKRAVQNAMRLGAKGIKVEVSGRLGGAEIARTEWYREGRVPLHTLRADIDYATSSAHTQYGVIGIKVWIFKGEILGGMPAANAVEPKGDKPKKQRKGRK from the coding sequence AAGCCTTGGAATGCTACATGGTTTGCTAATACCAAAGAATTCGCTGACAACCTAGACGGCGACTTCAAGGTACGTCAGTTCCTTACTAAGGAACTAGCAAAAGCGTCTCTATCACGTATCGTTATCGAACGTCCAGCTAAGAGCATTCGTGTGACTATTCACACTGCTCGCCCTGGTGTTGTTATCGGTAAGAAAGGTGAAGACGTAGAGAAACTACGCGCAGCTGTAGCGAAAATCGCAGGTGTACCAGCGCAAATTAACATCGCTGAAGTACGTAAGCCTGAGCTGGACGGTCAATTAGTGGCTGACAGCATCGCTTCTCAGTTAGAGCGTCGTGTTATGTTCCGTCGTGCTATGAAGCGCGCGGTACAAAATGCAATGCGTCTAGGTGCTAAGGGTATCAAAGTAGAAGTAAGTGGCCGTCTTGGCGGTGCTGAAATCGCGCGTACTGAATGGTACCGTGAAGGCCGTGTGCCACTACATACCCTACGTGCTGACATTGACTACGCAACTTCTTCGGCTCACACCCAATACGGTGTAATCGGCATTAAAGTTTGGATCTTCAAAGGAGAAATCCTTGGTGGAATGCCAGCTGCTAATGCAGTAGAGCCTAAAGGCGATAAGCCTAAGAAACAGCGTAAAGGCCGTAAGTAA